The Sesamum indicum cultivar Zhongzhi No. 13 linkage group LG2, S_indicum_v1.0, whole genome shotgun sequence genome contains a region encoding:
- the LOC105176882 gene encoding low affinity sulfate transporter 3, producing MGLVFKVSCKESFCNYHSLTGFTQTLQKMKERAMGTIPADTFALELKQMDGHDAATTAAASERAKWLLSSPNPPAPWQELSSSIKETVCFPAAKNGQPQANRPVLFLQGLFPILKWGRNYKATKFKNDVMAGLTLASLCIPQSIGYANLAKLDPQYGLYTSVVPPLIYALMGSSREIAIGPVAVVSLLLSAMISKLVDPNVDPAAYLRIIFTVTFFTGTFQALFGLFRLGFLIDFLSHAAIVGFMGGAAIVIGLQQLKGLLGLTHFTTKTDVVSVLGAVVKALHEEWYPLNFVLGCSFLIFILTTRFIGRRNKKLFWIPAMAPLFSVILSTLIVYLTKADRHGVKIVKHFKGGLNLSSVHQLNFGGPYVGEAAKIGLICSLIALTEAIAVGRSFASIKGYHLDGNKEMVAMGFMNIVGSLTSCYTATGSFSRTAVNFTAGCETVVSNIVMAITVLISLLLFTRLLYYTPLAILASIILSALPGLIDVNAAYNIWKVDKLDFVVCLGAFFGVLFGSVEIGLLVAVGISFGKIILSSIKPSTEVLGNLPGTDIFCNTVQYPMATKLPGISIFRINSATLCFANANFIRERILKWVADDMEETTKGGIRVMILDMTNVMNIDTSGIHAMEELHKELISQGIELAVANPRWQVISKMKVAKLVDKIGSGWIFFSVADAVDASLHLKMNSC from the exons ATGGGGCTAGTATTTAAAGTGAGCTGCAAAGAATCTTTTTGCAACTATCACTCACTCACTGGGTTCACCCAAACACTTCAAAAGATGAAAGAGAGAGCCATGGGCACCATCCCTGCTGACACCTTTGCACTGGAGTTAAAGCAGATGGATGGCCACGACGCAGCCACCACCGCTGCCGCGTCGGAAAGGGCCAAATGGCTGCTCAGCTCCCCCAACCCGCCAGCTCCATGGCAGGAACTCTCCAGCTCCATAAAGGAAACCGTCTGTTTTCCTGCAGCGAAAAACGGACAACCTCAGGCAAACAGGCCTGTCCTCTTCTTGCAAGGCTTGTTCCCAATCCTTAAATGGGGAAGGAATTACAAAGCTACCAAGTTCAAGAATGATGTCATGGCTGGCTTAACTCTCGCCAGCCTCTGCATTCCTCAg AGTATTGGTTACGCTAATCTGGCAAAGCTTGACCCTCAATACGGTCTAT ACACGAGCGTGGTTCCGCCTTTGATATATGCTCTCATGGGGAGTTCGAGAGAGATTGCCATCGGCCCTGTCGCGGTGGTTTCACTGCTTCTTTCAGCTATGATTTCGAAGCTGGTCGATCCTAACGTTGATCCGGCCGCCTATTTAAGAATAATCTTCACTGTCACCTTCTTCACCGGCACATTCCAGGCGCTGTTTGGATTGTTCAG GTTGGGATTTCTGATAGATTTCCTGTCGCATGCTGCAATAGTAGGATTCATGGGCGGTGCAGCCATTGTAATTGGGCTGCAACAGCTGAAGGGATTGCTTGGACTTACCCATTTCACCACAAAAACTGATGTTGTGTCTGTGCTTGGAGCTGTTGTCAAAGCACTTCATGAGGAA TGGTATCCATTGAACTTTGTCCTTGGATGTTCATTCTTGATCTTCATCCTGACCACCCGATTCATC GGcagaagaaacaagaaactcTTCTGGATACCAGCCATGGCTCCTCTTTTCTCCGTCATACTATCCACCTTAATAGTCTACCTGACGAAGGCCGACCGACACGGCGTTAAAATCGTGAAGCACTTCAAAGGAGGCCTGAATCTGAGCTCAGTTCATCAGTTGAACTTTGGAGGTCCATATGTTGGTGAAGCAGCAAAAATTGGGCTAATTTGTTCACTCATAGCTCTCACT GAAGCTATTGCAGTTGGGAGATCATTTGCTTCCATTAAAGGGTACCATCTTGATGGGAACAAGGAAATGGTGGCAATGGGATTTATGAACATTGTTGGATCTCTTACTTCTTGCTACACAGCCACTG GTTCATTTTCCAGGACGGCGGTGAACTTCACTGCAGGGTGTGAGACCGTGGTGTCCAACATTGTTATGGCAATCACAGTCTTGATATCGCTGCTGCTATTCACCAGGCTCTTGTACTACACCCCACTCGCCATTCTGGCTTCAATCATCTTGTCCGCACTGCCTGGACTTATCGACGTCAACGCAGCCTATAACATCTGGAAGGTGGACAAGTTGGATTTCGTGGTCTGTCTTGGCGCCTTCTTCGGGGTCTTGTTTGGCTCTGTCGAAATCGGGCTTCTTGTCGCG GTGGGCATCTCATTTGGCAAGATAATATTGAGTTCGATCAAACCTAGTACAGAAGTACTAGGAAACCTTCCCGGGACAGACATCTTCTGCAACACAGTACAATATCCTATGGCCACCAAACTTCCCGGCATCTCCATTTTTCGTATTAATTCTGCAACACTCTGCTTCGCTAATGCTAATTTCATACGAGAAAG GATCTTAAAGTGGGTGGCGGACGACATGGAAGAAACTACTAAAGGAGGAATTCGTGTGATGATCCTCGACATGACCA ATGTGATGAACATCGACACTTCGGGAATTCATGCTATGGAAGAACTgcacaaggaattaatttcacaAGGGATAGAA TTAGCAGTGGCGAATCCCAGGTGGCAAGTGATTAGCAAGATGAAGGTGGCAAAGTTGGTGGATAAAATTGGATCAGGGTGGATTTTCTTCTCTGTAGCGGACGCTGTCGACGCTTCTCTTCATCTCAAAATGAATAGTTGTTAA